From Topomyia yanbarensis strain Yona2022 chromosome 1, ASM3024719v1, whole genome shotgun sequence, one genomic window encodes:
- the LOC131677573 gene encoding chondroadherin-like protein, which yields MNVIWRVLFYIGVLWRFHGCKHFIVEACPIGCMCLSQTQVMCNSGELREIPLKSMPVTVEALSLQKNIFPIIKSDAFVGLKALRKLSLDRNNITTIKPFAFRGLPRLRDLSIQHTPLATVASFAFAGLQNVSQIQLAHNKILRIEAYAFAGSAGIRLLNLADNPTILVETNAFSSLGTVDRLLLPSGIRNISQDAFFALDTVGYLKLSFMDLSELSAFTFRGLTNVRLLSLQESDLGVISANAFDGLDHVDTLNILNNKIDAIQELNITHWNHIKTLRLQGNHLLETPEPGSIILEGIGMLHVSGNYFPCGCHIHTLLDSPLANGSYGTGEDFLSKNYCISPLEVNGLQMSQIDIFAIGRCHEQVTRENLEASAARSSSRIVLLPGGHRSDHQRWHHRWSKINYSAVALHLCGALVLLAYYKYFRLKIS from the exons ATGAATGTCATCTGGCGAGTGCTGTTCTACATCGGAGTGCTGTGGCGGTTTCACGGATGCAAACACTTCATCGTCGAAGCCTGTCCCATCGGATGCATGTGCCTGTCGCAGACTCAG GTTATGTGCAACAGTGGCGAACTGCGGGAAATCCCGCTGAAATCAATGCCGGTGACGGTGGAAGCGCTTTCGCTGCAGAAGAACATTTTCCCGATAATTAAAAGCGATGCCTTCGTGGGACTGAAAGCACTGCGAAAGCTGTCACTGGACAGGAACAACATCACCACCATCAAACCGTTCGCCTTCCGGGGATTGCCCCGGCTGAGGGATCTCTCGATACAGCACACACCACTGGCGACCGTTGCTTCTTTCGCCTTTGCCGGACTGCAGAACGTATCGCAAATTCAGCTGGCACACAACAAAATCCTTCGGATAGAGGCGTACGCATTTGCCGGATCCGCCGGTATCCGATTGCTAAATCTGGCGGACAATCCCACGATACTGGTCGAAACGAACGCATTCTCCAGCCTGGGTACGGTCGATCGGCTTCTGTTGCCCTCGGGGATTCGAAACATATCACAGGATGCGTTTTTCGCGTTGGATACG GTCGGCTACCTCAAGCTCTCCTTCATGGACCTGTCCGAGCTGAGTGCGTTCACGTTTCGGGGCTTGACCAACGTGCGGTTGCTGTCGCTTCAAGAATCCGACCTCGGAGTCATCAGCGCCAACGCGTTCGACGGCCTGGACCACGTCGATACCCTGAACATCCTGAACAACAAAATCGACGCCATCCAAGAGCTGAACATAACCCACTGGAACCACATCAAAACGCTACGACTGCAGGGAAATCATCTGCTGGAGACTCCCGAGCCGGGCAGTATCATTCTGGAAGGTATCGGGATGCTGCATGTGTCAGGTAACTACTTCCCCTGTGGATGTCACATCCATACCCTGCTGGATAGTCCTCTGGCCAATGGTAGCTACGGAACGGGTGAGGACTTCCTGTCAAAAAACTACTGTATCTCACCGCTGGAAGTCAACGGGCTGCAGATGAGCCAAATCGATATCTTCGCAATTGGTCGGTGCCACGAGCAGGTGACGCGGGAAAACCTGGAAGCGTCCGCTGCACGCAGCAGCAGCCGGATAGTGCTTCTCCCCGGGGGCCATAGGTCCGATCATCAGCGGTGGCACCACCGTTGGAGCAAAATCAATTATTCAGCCGTCGCACTGCATCTGTGCGGTGCTTTGGTGCTGTTAGCTTACTATAAATATTTTAGACTTAAAATCAGCTGA